DNA from Nymphaea colorata isolate Beijing-Zhang1983 chromosome 4, ASM883128v2, whole genome shotgun sequence:
GTGACAACACAAATACAGTGTCCCAATCTTGATCCCTTTCTCGACCCACAGTAGCAGAGTCTTTCCTAAGAACTAACATATGAAGACAAGCTAAACATGTATCCGAGAGCATAACATCAAAACGAAAGGTAAAAACTCTAACGGTTCAAGAGACAGAACACAACTAACAATCAAATTGATCGGCCAAATGACAACGACACACAAAAGGAAAACGTAAATCATAAACCAAAGAGAAAACCAATGACACCAACGTTGCATTTCAAGAATCAAGGAGAAACAAAGAAcgaaaaattgaaaacaagacGATTTCAATATAGGGTGGAAAAATCCACCCAATAGAAAAGAACCATCAATTGAAATTCTAGACGTTAAAGATCAAAGAGACACCTTCACAAATGAAGCTTAAAATAGAGAAACAAGATCCACAACCAGAAAATATCATCCAGGTCAATTTCCGATCGGCCAAATAGggcagaaaaaggaaacatgcCTTCACAGATCAAACGAATTATGCGACATTGCATTCAAAGAACCAAGGAAAAGTGATCTATCTGAAACACAACCAGAAAATATCATCCAGGTCAATTTCCGATCGGCCAAATAGggcagaaaaaggaaacatgcCTTCACAGATCAAACGAATTATGCGACATTGAATTCAAAGAACCAAGGAGAAGTGATCtatctgaaaataaaatataagtacGATTCACAAAAGAAGCGGAAAATtatagagaagaaagaaaattatagAGAAGAAAGAGACCCCCAAAATCACATCACCCAAAGTTTAAGATAAAAAAGATATCACCGTTCGCAGATCTTATGGGAAACCACCATGAAGAAACGACCAAGAAAATCGCATCTctctaaattaaaaaaaaaaaaaaaaccattcacAAAACAAGTGGACAACCACCGCAAAGAAACGATTGAATCTCTCCACATTAGGGAACAAAGAAATGACCACGAGTCACAAATCAAAATGGAAAACCGCCACTGAGAAATAGATCCCCAGAATTGAATATCGTTACATTGATCACAGAAACACTTAGAAAACTGACCTTAAAGATGAGACTCTTCCCGATCCGTCCCGCCGGGTGGTTGGCCGCATACTCCTCCTTCGTGAGGTTTCTAGCGCTCATAAGCGCGATAGCCACCGTGTCGCCGAACACCATCTGGATTGCCGTAGAAGTGACCGGAGCCAGGTCGAAAGGGCAGAGCTCCCTCTCCAGTGGGAGGTAGACGCTGAGATCGCAGGCGCCGGAGAGGAGGCTGGTCTTTGAGGAGGTGACGGCCACGAGGAAGGCTCCCCTGGCCCTGGCACAAGGGATCAACCGTAGCAGCTCGTCGGTATTGCCGCTCTTGCTGAAAAGCACCAGTAGGTCGTCGGAGCCAAGGATGCCGATGTCACCATGGAGAGCATCGGTTGGGGAGAGGAAGCCGGAGCGGATGCCGAGGGAGACGAGGGTCTGGGAGATCTTCTGGGCAACGAAGCCAGATTTGCCGACGCCGGTGAAGAAGATGGTACCTTTGGCATCGAGGAGGGTGCGGGTGAAGAGGTGGGTCTGAGAGAGGTCGAGGTTCTGGAAGAAGTAATCGAGATAGCGCTTCTGGGTCTGGAAAAGATCGCGGAGGCTGAGAGTGAGGGCGTCAGCGGCAGCCCCTTCCTTCTCCATTTGCGAGGCCTTCCCATTGCCGTTGGGAAGGTCGGAAGGAGCGAGGGAGCCCATTGTCGGCTCACAGGGCCACGGGGTAAttgagagaaagacagagagagagagagaggtgtcgGTGGCGGTCTATTGGATGCACGAGGGACGATGAAGGCAGCGtcttccttccttctctctttagCTTCTCTTTCGTTTCGTAGCCAAATTACCTCGAGTTAACAGACGTTGGGATTTCAAAACCTGAGAACTAAGGcaatttttttgattttctgTCAGCAGCCCTAATTGTTTGCAATATTCTCAAGTTCTGACATTCAATTTTTAGTATTCTTGTATAGACGACGGTTTTGTTATCAATTTTCAAACAGCAGTGGCAGAGGCATCCTCTTCCTGTGCTACAGTAAAGCTAGATTCCGGAGGTTTTGGATTAAACGTTGAACGTGTGGATGTTAAAGGTCTGAGTTGAGTTATTTTAGTCTGATAAACTATGAATTTTTGGTGtagattttttgtttcattaacGAAGTTATGCCACATTAACTTCATAAGCTTATGATCGTTTTAACATCATATGGGTTTCGTCAGATGCCTGTAAAGTGCAGAAATGAACTGTTACTGTTTTATGAGTGCCCACCAgactttgtttaaaaaaaattggggctGCACGTTTTCcatatttgcaaaaaaaaaaacatataaaaaataattttatggaAACTTGAAAGTGAGAGGGAGTATGCTATCATTTGAGAGCTGCTGGTACAGATGCATCCGCCTgtattagaaaaaggaaaacgcGAGACACGTAAAGAAATTTGTGGCAGAAAACCGGCCGTTTATTCAAGTCATGAAGTAGGAACGGTAATTGGAACTGGGAATGTGTGggtgattttcttcttttataaaaaaaaaagacttctaataaacaaatgaaacaattttaaaaacttcaaagGTATCCTCCCCGATTGTATGGTCGAGAAACCAACAAAAGTGTTCATGGCTTACTCTTTCTTTGACAGCTAGCTTAATTTTTCTTGACTCATTCCTGCAGCAAATGGAAGCTAaattttatgttatttcttgATGCTTTTGGAGTTTCAAGTACTCCTTTTTTGAGTTTGAAAGTCTCAAGACAACTGACACTTCAACAAGAAGTTGATCAGGCAAAAATCTTTTTTCTCGACATGGTGGTATGCAAGAGGGGAGAGTTAAGCCTCTTCTCCTAAGATTTAGTGCTGCTTAATTTTGGATAGTGGTACAACACATCCTTTAACTTGAATGTACCATTTGCAATTTAATGAAGTAGCACTCATATTGACAACACGCCGTTTTTACTCGTAAGACAACCAACTATATCTTGGAACAAAATTTCACCGTAAACTTACAATTACAAAGAATTGACATGACATCTCTTCAAGTAAAGACCAGATCAATGAGATTTTAGATTTTCACCACTGTAGTTTATCTTTACTCACGACACTATATGACATGTTATATTTAACGTAAAGGCCACTGGAGAACGAGCGACCAGTCAGATTCCTACAACATGAAATATTAAGGGAATGGTTGTCAGGGACGCGAGATTGAAGGATCTAAGTTAATGCGGTGAGAAGGGTCCCACAACGTGGTCCATACTGAAGGTAATCAAATAAGTGATACACACTTCATCTTGTCATGTTGTCCATTGTGGTTCAGACTTCAAGGTCATGAACTCCTCGCGATGGAAAAACAGCAACAAAGATACAGTTAAAAATGAAGTAGAAGTTGAAGGCATAAACAAGCAAACATGTTATACAAGCCAAAAAACATAAGAATAGATCATACTAAACATTGAGAACTTATGAAAGCATACCGATGTTCATCACATAAGTGAAGGATGACCCAGTGGATTTTCCAGAGGCTGCAAGGGTTTAACACGAAATATTTTAAGACGGGGTAGAAGAAACCACACTATGGAATTTTTCCTAACTCTTATGCCTTGGGGACTACAACCCTATTTATAGACTTATTAGGGTCCAAATGATGGTTTTGCCCATCATAAACCAGATATAGATCCTCTTTGATTTCTATACAAATAATCTATACCAGATAAGATGATATAGACCTGAACTTATTAGATCACCCTAAGTTGTTTCTATCTACACATGTAGCCTGTAATGTACGACTATCAACGCATACATATAAGCTCAACATATAGATTTCTTACCAAAGTAAAAGTGGCAAGGAGAACCCAGAGCATCCTGCTGTTTAGGATAAGCTGCCGTGACCGGCAGAGAGCCCACTAAACTGGAAGATGCATTAACCCACTAAATAGACACAGAACTTTACTTTGACAGAAAGAAACAGAGACCGTAAAAGAGAGACGGAaagaaattttcattgaaaatttCTAGTCTTGAACAGGAAGGCCTCATGGCTTTGAATGTTTTAATAGAGGCCAGACCTGGTTTATTAAGCGGAGGcgttaaattaaaatatatggCTTCCGAACGTATAAAACGTTTACAAATATTTGCACAATTTGCAAAGTTattgccattttctttttttctttgaaaaaaaaaagtactgtTGTCTCACCTTTTTCTCAGTTTTCTACTTGAAGTTGAGGCTAGGCGGCCACAAAGAAAGCCTACAAGTGAGCTTTGCGGAGCAACCTAAATACACAACCGTTTGCTTCCGACTCTTCCAATTTCCCTCCCTCTTGGCCCGAGTCAGATTTTGGGACGGCTATATTTCCGTTGGTTCCGGATAAAATTTTccgaaaaaaaaaggttggaccgctctctctccctctccccgtCTTCGTCTGTCTGCTGTTCTTCCACTTCTTCCACCTTCGCAGCGCCTCAGCAGCGGCTTGTCTTGGGCATCTCCTCACCAGCTCAGTGTCTTAGCAGCGGTGAAaggtaactctctctctccgccCCGCCATTTTTCTTCAGCGAGCACTCTGCGCCTTATTTTTCCAACAATGGAAATAGAGGGTTCAGAGTCATCTCCCTTTTCGCTACCGGGAAGTCACAGTTCTACCAGTATTCCTACTACTGTTCATAACTCTGGGTCTCCTCCTTTAATATCgaattgttcttttttcttccatatCATTTGTTTCTCTTATCTCTTTGATGCAAAAAATTGGAATGAGGACAAAGTGCACATTTCTCTTTCTATAagtttgtttcttccttttttgggATTCGGATTTTCAAATTGGGAGGAACAGACACCCAGAAGAATAAGCTTCTATTGTTTATCTCccctgttttccctttttcttgtgTGGTGGTTGAAGTTGTTTCTGCAAAACCTTTTCTAATGCAATGTTAAAGCAATCTGCTGAATTTCGTGTCATATTATGGACTTACCATCGCATTTTCTCCTGATCAATACTGCAGATGTGTGTGATTTTCAAACTAGAAAGATGGCATGGCCGTGCCTTCCCTGTAACGAGTCAATTGGAAAAATAAATCGTGGTACTTGGGAATTCTTTGCCGTAGTTCGAAGTTCATCTTGCCACAATTGCTTACTTTTTAGTCTAATAATTGAATCGATTAAGTTTCATAAGTATTATTTTTTAAGCCACCTTAGATTTTTTAACATCATTGGCTCCCATAAAACTTTATAAGCTAGTTAGGAGACATAAACTCCTATTGTGATGCAACCAACTAGTCGTGGAACTCCTTTATGGAAGCCAGGTGCTTTCTTTCTTAATGAAATGTGCATATTTGAAGGTTTCAATGGATCATATATTTTGTTATTAGTACATTTGCATTTTCATTGACGTTGCTTCTTGCAAATTATATGCTGTTATAATGTTAAGATGGATTAGTATGCTGTTATAATGctttcattgatttttcatgttcattgaCGTTCGCTGTTGGAAAGTGTAAATGGTGCATACTGATTATTTACGGCCACCgatggacaattttttttttccccagaAAAACTGGTCAGGTCCAACAAACAGGGGAAAGATATTCTGGAATTTTTCTTCCAGTCTATCAAACATGCCTTGGATTTGGAGGACGTCTAATTTTTCCTGCTGTACCCTCTGCCAGGATTCCTTTCGTAGAATTCTTTTACAGGAAGAGGTGGCTTATCCAAGCAGCTGGACCAGGATCATAGCCACGAACCATTATCCACCTATACAAGATCGTGGAAAAGCCACACCATTGCGACGACGACATGATGGAGCTTGTTGCGGCCCCAAAGTGTCTGTTGCTCTCCCCTCCCCTCTACCAACGAGCAGATGACCACCTATTCCCTCGTGCTAAGGTATGCAAATCCGGCAGTCCTAAATTGATTTCCTCATTTTCTGACATGTGTTCCTTGCATTACATTGCGTGCTATGCATGCCAGAGAGATTTCATGAGTTCTAGATCAAGACTCGTGTGTGCTGACATTTTCCTGGATGACCCTTGTCCTTCTACTTGCAAAATATGGAGAAAATCTGTTTTCCTTGAGCAATTCACTACTAACTGTGCCATCACTCTGAAGAATGTAAAATCACTTCGAGCTCGGCGTCTGGGACTGTTTCTTTGTGATTTTGAATGTACAAGACATTGCATGTCTCTAAACGATCACGTGAATGGTGACATAGATTCAAAGTTTATAATGAATTATGGTGGCAATTTCGTGAGTCAAGGAGGCACTAATAGAAAGAGGCATGGTGACTTTCGTGTTTCTGAGACTGCTGCAGAAATGGACCCATCATCATGGAATCTACTGATAAAAGAATATACAAAGAAGGGACTCCATGAGGATGGTATTCGGGTGTTCATGGAAATGATGGATTTGGGGGTTTTGCCGGATGAATATACATTGCCTTGTGTGATTCAGGCTTTCACGTGTTGTCAGAACCTGAGACTGGGGCGGCAGATTCATGGTTATGTGTTGAAAATGGGGGCTGGATGTGACATATTTGTCAACAATTCTCTCCTAGCAATGTACTGCAAATGCAGTTCAATGAAGAATGCATCTAATGTCTTTAAGGGTATGCCGAAGCGGGATGTTGTTTCTTTTAACACGTTGATTGCTGGATTTGACGAGTCAGGCAAGCCTTTAGAAGCTCTTGGAATGCTCAATGTGATGTATCTTGGAGGTGTTAAGCCAAACTTGTTGACGTGCCTTGCTGCTTTATCTGCATGTGCTTCTTATAAATTGTTGATTCATGGACAGGAAATTCATGCATTTGCACTTAGAAATGGATTTGTTAACGATGATTTCCTGACAAGTGCAACCATCcatatgtatatgaaatgtGGGAATTGGTGCACTGCAGAGCGTGTCTTCTGTGCAGATTCTCTGAAGAATGTTGTTTCTTATAACGTAATGATGTCTGGATTTGTAGACAACAGATATGCAATGAAGGCAATGATGCTATTTTTTGAAATGCTGATGCATGGCATCCAACCTGATTCTGCAACAATGGTTGCTCTAGTAGCATCATGTTCTGAACTGTTGGATCTTGAGCTTGGAAGACAAATTCACAGTCTGGTTGTGAAGCATGGAATGCATACCTTGAAGGAGATAGAAACTTCCCTCATTGATATGTACTGCAAGTGTGGAAGGGCTGAAATGGGTttgcatttgtttgaaaaatctccTAACAAGAATTTGGTTATGTGGGGTTGCATAATAGAAGGCTGTGCACAAAGTGGTCAGGGATATAAAGCATTAGACCTGCTTAGAAAGCTGCATCTGAGTGGAGGAAGAGCAGATTTGTTGGCTATTCTCTCTGGACTTCGTGTTTGTTCATCTTTGAAGCACAAGTATTTTGGCATCGAGCTTCATGGATTCTCCATCAAAATGGCCTTTGAATCTGATGTTTTTATTGGAGGAGCTCTGACTGATATGTATTCAAAGTGTGGAGACATTGGTGCTGCTTGGAAAGTTTTTCTTAGGCTTCCCATGAAGGATGTGATATCATGGAATGCCATAATCGCCGGTTCTCTACAAAATGGTGATGCAGAATTGGCGTTGAAATGTTTCTGGGATATGCAAGCTGAGAATGTCAGTGCAAACTCTGTAACAATTGCCTGTGTACTTGCTGCCTGTTCTCACTTATCTTTGTTATTCTACTGCCAACAGATCCATGGTTATGTACTACGTAACGGACTTGATTCAAATGTTTTGGTTTGTAattccttgatttcttcttttgcaaGATGTGGTGGAATACAGCACGCGTGGGCTGTTTTCTGTAACATGTCTAGTAAGGATGACACATCTTGGAATTCAATGTTGTTAGGCTTTGGAATGCATGGTCTTACTGATCGATCACTTGAtttatttagaaaaatgaaagaatcagGTGTCAAGCCCAACCACACCACATTTGCAGCCATTCTATCATCATGCAGCCATGCAGGTAGAGTCGAAGAGGGATGGAAGCACTTCGAAAGCATGAAAGACTATGGTCTTACCCCTATGGTTGAACATTATACTTGCATGGTTGACCTCCTTGGCCGTGCTGGCTGGCTGAAACAGGCTGTTGATTTGATTAGGCAGATGCCTTCTGATCCTGATCCTGTTGTTTGGGGTTCATTGCTTGGGTCTTGCAAAGTCCACCGAGATGATAACTTAGCAAATTATGTAGCCAATAGACTTTTTGAACTTGACTCTGAAAATGTTGGATATCATGTGTTGCTATCCAATATATATGCTGATTTTGGCAGGTGGGAGGATGTCAATAGCATCAGGGCACATGCAAAAGAGGTGGGCCTTAAGAAAAAGCCAGGTTGCAGCTGGATAGAAGTTGGCAATGAGGTTCATGTGTTCACTGCAAAAGATAGGTCACATTGCCAATTGGAGGAGATATATTCTGTGATTAAGAGCTTAACAGAAAACATGAAGAGTGTAGGATATCTTCCCCAGATGCAGTAACCCATGATAGAGAATTCATCTTGAAAGAGTGGAAACTCGTTGCAACAATGCTTAAAGTGGGCCTTCAGTCTCAAAGTCAATAGTGGAATCGTTTTCTGTTTTCCAGTCTCGATCAGAGCACACACCCTGTGCTCAGTTCCCTGAAAGCTCCTCTATTCTATTGCAACAAAGCATATTTTCACCAGTCGCTAATAACActactttgaaaattttggagagGGAAAAATCTAGACCAGCCACATTCCCTGGAGGCTGGAGGTATTATTTGCCTGAATGATGATGATAGTgaacaaatggaaaaaagacATAAGTTACCGATTGGGGTGGAAGTGGAAGGGTCCACCACACACGTTGCAAATAGTGGTGGCGGTCGGGACTGCATTCATCATTTGCTCTCTGATCCTTACAGAGTTACCTAGGAATCTGAAGAAAGAGGAAGTGCTTTTGTCTGATCCTAGCTCCACAACAATGAAGCCTGATTCCTGCATGCAGTTCATAGTTTCATCAACTCAGTCGAGTGTTAAACCAAATTTGAGTCGCAACTGAGAAAGAGGTCCCCTGATTGCAAAGGTTGTAAGAAAGTTAAACTGTGAAATAGAGCCGCTAGATTTTGGTCTGGAAGAGCATGGTGCAACAAGCATGCAATTTTTCCTATAGGTACATGTTATGGTAGATGGAGTTTATATTTGTATCAATAGGCCCATAGGGAGTTAGTTATACttaaatcagttttttttttcttttttgttttgcttgatAGGATTCAGAAGTTGGGTTAGGTACTTAAGTGTTATTGATCCAACACAAAGGTCTCACTATGTCTCAGACATTCTTGATGTGGGAATTTCTGTACCACTCTTCAGGGTAACTTCAgcttccgttttttttttttttttttttttgcatttggctGTTTTTTAAGTTTGTTAATCTGTCTAACGGAGCCTCATCTTTATAAACACAATGCAGGTTGAGGTTATTGAACTGATGCTATGGAATTGCAGCTTCTTTATGCTGAGGCTAGTGATGTCTAACTAGTCTCTATGTGATTGTGGTTCTAGAAATCAGGTTACATTGGAGGGTTGTAACACAGAAGTTTTCATGTGTGTTTCTGCCATTAATTGTTGGGACATGATACACGACAAAGTAACTCAGAAGTTTGTGAGCGAACATGGACAAGCGAAACTAAATCTACCTCCTCTGCAACCACTGGGATCAATCAATGGATTTGACATGTTTGGATTTTCAACACCATTTATTGTTCAGGTAAATCTGCTTGTCTGGACTTCTTTAGTTCAAACCTTGAGTAGTGGATGTGTTGGGTTTCTTTCCATATTAAATTTCCTTCTCCACACCTTCTGAAGGCGCTGCCATCTCCGTATAGCTTGACCAAAAAGCTCACTTGATTTTCTGAGTTGTAAAAATGTGccctttgaaaaataaaaataaaaatagaggACAATTTGAGGTTTTGTACTAAGAGATTTCCTGCATTTTGTAACTAATATCTCGTGAGACTAGAGTGGAGATTAGCTGACATAGTGGATGACGTGGCTGAAACAAACATCATGTCTGAGAGAAGATTTACTGCAGATGGATGGGACATACTAAAAGCCATTGTTTATGGTGGCTTAACTGAATTAATTACGAGTCTTGGGGTGACATCCTCAGCAGCTGGAGGTGATTCTAGCACATGTAAGTAACTTCCCCTTCTTTGAGTTGGACTGTTGGCTGATTTTATGTGTGCATTTATAGACCTTGCCAAGTTTAGATGTTTTGACACGCTTCTCTTAAAAATACTTTGAAGTTTGGTCACATTTTAATTATGCAAGTGTATGTATATGGCAGTAATAGGTGTTCAGGAGCATTTAGTGTGCCATTGTCACAGCAAATAGGTAGACCATGAACAATATATATCTTTCTCCACATTGGCATAAAGCTAACACTATTTCTCTGTCCAATATTGAAATTTAATTTCGCTTGAGTAAATGCCTAGCATAAATTAGAGGTGTGCTGATCCGAATGAAAGGATAACGAAACTCTAGCCTAACAAATGATTATTATTATGTAAGTGCAGAATGCTGGTTGTGTAAGCAGTTGCCAATGCTTCTCTGTTTTGCATACTTATTCTTGCTTTAGGAAAGGCACGGTTCACTGACAGGTCTTATATCAAGAAAATCATATATTATGCTGCTCTTGGTGTAGCTGTTTCGGGGGTATCCTACGTAGTTGGTGTATACATCAAGAAGCTGCTGCATCAGTTAGGCTGGATTTCAGGAAGCCAGAGTATGCTTTATCATCCATCCCTGATCATAGAACCACTGGAAGAACATCACAGAATTGGGTTTCATAAACAAGGGCATGATGGGCATCAACTTGATGACCGTTATGCATAGAGTTGGTAAAACAGATTGCTTGTCTGGTAAGACAGCTCGAGTTTAggcatgtaattttttttttccttggtaaTACCATTTCTGTCTGAAGTTCTAACAAAAATGTCTTGTAAATGAACAGGTGGCTCGTCCCAAACGTTGCCAAAGTGCATATCTCTGGTCAAGTTAAAGGCACAGTGGAGGGTCTTCCAGGATGCAGCAGGTGGCTCCAGTCCCCACATCTATTTGGCCTGCACTGCAGGTTGTTCTGCTAGCCGTTAGCAGTCGTCATTAATCTACGGGTTTGGCACTGATCTCAAGCTGGCGCAATTGGAAATGTCAAGTGCCTGAAGGGATATTAGTCGACCAAAGCACTCGGGCAGACTTTCCAAGCTAAAGCGGTCAGCAAGCTTTAACAACCTGAAAGGATACATGTTCACACTCACAGGCTACACGCCCTGATCATCCAGCCACGTCTGTACAAATTCCATCTGAGTAGATGCAAGAGATAAGTTAAAACCTTTTGCTATGCAAGAAAATGAGCACTCGAGTGATTGGTTTCTGCATACAAGCTAGAGAAGTTTTGGATGACAATGTACTTCTCTGTCTCTTATGTCAGCATGAAATTTTATGAACAAATTGATATTTTCAATGTTCATATGAACCCCCacccccctttctctctctctctctctctctctctctctctttcagaACACATAGAAACTAGTCCTAATAAACATATAATTAGGAACGGTCACCATCAGTTTTGAAAGTAATTAGGAGTACTTTAGGAATGGTCGCTTGATCACTCCCAATTACTTTTAGGAATGGCCACCTATACTTTTAGGAACGGTTTTCAGCTGTTCTTAAGAATGTTATTTACAGTAGTGAAGGTTTATTAGCATAATCAACACAATAATTGCTCTCTTAACGCCCACCCACCACCCGGCCTCCAAGCACACgtgcatgcacacaaacacacgaAGGCTTGTGTTGACAAAGAGAACCAGAAAGTCTTATGAAATTTCATAACGTGGGACTTGGAGGAACGCGGCTTGCCCTAATTTTGAGTACAACGTACTGTTTATTCGATGTAACAAGTGAAGGATTAAAATTTTTACCGGTTCAGCCTTTTGTACGAGTCATTTATATCGGAAGCAAAGAGATGGATTCACTCACATCAAGTCTGCGTATAAAGGCTCTTAGCACCTGGGCTTAAAGGGCCTTCACCTCAAGTCTTACGGTGTTGGAGATTGACCGGAGGATTTAAGGGCCGTATGCCAGGTTAAGTTAGCCCCGACCAGATCTCCCACCGCAACTGTGGTTTCTTTCCCATCTTGGAAAGAATCATCCGATTATACTCTGATCATAACTTGATGCCATCACATCAGAAGTGGGGTTCGATCGCTTCTGCGTCTGATCTGGATTAGACGACCCAGGAATAAATTTATATTCAATGGCTTCTCCCGTCAGTTGATAATGGAAACCACCATTAGATTCAGATATCTAAACGCTTTGCATAAGATCTCATATCCcttgaaaaacattttttggtGAGAGATTTGAAGTCTACCGTTTGGCCGCCATGACGAGCGGTGGATATCGACTTTCTTTAACTTGTGATGGGAACTCTTTGAGAAGAAAGAGGATTGCTGCTTGGCTGATTTAGAGCCAATGTCTGTGAGGGTTTCATGGCTACAttcatcatcatctctctctcatatatagtTATTCAGGGTGGCCGAGGATGGAGTCCGGGCCCTTAAATGCAGCCGGGCTCTTTGGGTGTGATGGAGGCTTACAAACCTGCGTGCTGACTGCTCCTTTGTACTCGTGGCCCCGAACATCCACATGCAGATGCATGGCATCAAACGTACACGGAAGCCCACCACCATCAGTATTAATTAATGAACGTCCCAGACATGTTCAGAAGTGTTGATTGCATCTTCCCGTCACCATATAGTTTAATAGAACAAGCTGTATGGTACCCTTCCTCTCCCTTCTTAATTCCCTGTTTATAAACAGCCCAAATCATTTATGTTGCCTCCATTTCTTCCACTTTAGTGATCCCAGGCTGCATCTGAGTT
Protein-coding regions in this window:
- the LOC116252394 gene encoding probable arabinose 5-phosphate isomerase encodes the protein MGSLAPSDLPNGNGKASQMEKEGAAADALTLSLRDLFQTQKRYLDYFFQNLDLSQTHLFTRTLLDAKGTIFFTGVGKSGFVAQKISQTLVSLGIRSGFLSPTDALHGDIGILGSDDLLVLFSKSGNTDELLRLIPCARARGAFLVAVTSSKTSLLSGACDLSVYLPLERELCPFDLAPVTSTAIQMVFGDTVAIALMSARNLTKEEYAANHPAGRIGKSLIFKVKDLMKKQEELPICQEGGLIMDQLVELTSKGCGCLLVIDKEYHLIGTFTDGDLRRTLKSNGEAIFKLRVGDVCNRNPRTIGPEAMAVDAMKKMESPPSPVQFLPVLNDQNVVIGIVTLHGLVSAGL
- the LOC116252602 gene encoding putative pentatricopeptide repeat-containing protein At3g01580 isoform X2, producing the protein MMELVAAPKCLLLSPPLYQRADDHLFPRAKRDFMSSRSRLVCADIFLDDPCPSTCKIWRKSVFLEQFTTNCAITLKNVKSLRARRLGLFLCDFECTRHCMSLNDHVNGDIDSKFIMNYGGNFVSQGGTNRKRHGDFRVSETAAEMDPSSWNLLIKEYTKKGLHEDGIRVFMEMMDLGVLPDEYTLPCVIQAFTCCQNLRLGRQIHGYVLKMGAGCDIFVNNSLLAMYCKCSSMKNASNVFKGMPKRDVVSFNTLIAGFDESGKPLEALGMLNVMYLGGVKPNLLTCLAALSACASYKLLIHGQEIHAFALRNGFVNDDFLTSATIHMYMKCGNWCTAERVFCADSLKNVVSYNVMMSGFVDNRYAMKAMMLFFEMLMHGIQPDSATMVALVASCSELLDLELGRQIHSLVVKHGMHTLKEIETSLIDMYCKCGRAEMGLHLFEKSPNKNLVMWGCIIEGCAQSGQGYKALDLLRKLHLSGGRADLLAILSGLRVCSSLKHKYFGIELHGFSIKMAFESDVFIGGALTDMYSKCGDIGAAWKVFLRLPMKDVISWNAIIAGSLQNGDAELALKCFWDMQAENVSANSVTIACVLAACSHLSLLFYCQQIHGYVLRNGLDSNVLVCNSLISSFARCGGIQHAWAVFCNMSSKDDTSWNSMLLGFGMHGLTDRSLDLFRKMKESGVKPNHTTFAAILSSCSHAGRVEEGWKHFESMKDYGLTPMVEHYTCMVDLLGRAGWLKQAVDLIRQMPSDPDPVVWGSLLGSCKVHRDDNLANYVANRLFELDSENVGYHVLLSNIYADFGRWEDVNSIRAHAKEVGLKKKPGCSWIEVGNEVHVFTAKDRSHCQLEEIYSVIKSLTENMKSVGYLPQMQ
- the LOC116252602 gene encoding putative pentatricopeptide repeat-containing protein At3g01580 isoform X1, with the translated sequence MMELVAAPKCLLLSPPLYQRADDHLFPRAKVCKSGSPKLISSFSDMCSLHYIACYACQRDFMSSRSRLVCADIFLDDPCPSTCKIWRKSVFLEQFTTNCAITLKNVKSLRARRLGLFLCDFECTRHCMSLNDHVNGDIDSKFIMNYGGNFVSQGGTNRKRHGDFRVSETAAEMDPSSWNLLIKEYTKKGLHEDGIRVFMEMMDLGVLPDEYTLPCVIQAFTCCQNLRLGRQIHGYVLKMGAGCDIFVNNSLLAMYCKCSSMKNASNVFKGMPKRDVVSFNTLIAGFDESGKPLEALGMLNVMYLGGVKPNLLTCLAALSACASYKLLIHGQEIHAFALRNGFVNDDFLTSATIHMYMKCGNWCTAERVFCADSLKNVVSYNVMMSGFVDNRYAMKAMMLFFEMLMHGIQPDSATMVALVASCSELLDLELGRQIHSLVVKHGMHTLKEIETSLIDMYCKCGRAEMGLHLFEKSPNKNLVMWGCIIEGCAQSGQGYKALDLLRKLHLSGGRADLLAILSGLRVCSSLKHKYFGIELHGFSIKMAFESDVFIGGALTDMYSKCGDIGAAWKVFLRLPMKDVISWNAIIAGSLQNGDAELALKCFWDMQAENVSANSVTIACVLAACSHLSLLFYCQQIHGYVLRNGLDSNVLVCNSLISSFARCGGIQHAWAVFCNMSSKDDTSWNSMLLGFGMHGLTDRSLDLFRKMKESGVKPNHTTFAAILSSCSHAGRVEEGWKHFESMKDYGLTPMVEHYTCMVDLLGRAGWLKQAVDLIRQMPSDPDPVVWGSLLGSCKVHRDDNLANYVANRLFELDSENVGYHVLLSNIYADFGRWEDVNSIRAHAKEVGLKKKPGCSWIEVGNEVHVFTAKDRSHCQLEEIYSVIKSLTENMKSVGYLPQMQ